The nucleotide sequence CACCAGCAGATCGCAGCCCTTGCGGGCGAGCTTGGCGCGGCCGTTGGCGAGCACATCGTCGGTTTCGGCGGCGAAGCCGACCACGATCTGGCCGGGGCGGGCGCGCGCCGCGGAAATCTCCGCGAGGATGTCCGGATTCCGTACGAGGGCGATCGGCTCGGGCTCCTGGCCGTCCCGCTTCTTGATCTTCCCTACGGCGTAGCGCGCGGGGCGGAAGTCGGCGACGGCGGCGGCCATCACCACGGCGTCGGCGTCCGCGGCGGCCTTGAGCACGGCCTCCCGTAGCTGGGCGGCGGTGCCCGCGCGCACCACATCGGCGCCGGCCGGGTCGGGCAGCTCACTGTTGGCCGAGACAAGTGTCACGCGCGCGCCCCGGGCGACGGCGGCTCGGGCCAGGGCGTACCCCTGCCGGCCGGTGGAGCGGTTGCCGAGGTAGCGCACCGGGTCCAGCGGCTCGCGGGTGCCCCCGGCGCTCACCACGACATGGCGGCCGGCCAGATCGGTGGTGTGCGCCTCGGCGCCACGGGCCAGCACCCGGCGGCAGACCTCGAAGATCTCCCCGGGGTCCGGCAGCCGCCCCTTGCCGGTGTCCACACCGGTGAGCCGCCCCACGGCGGGTTCGATGACGACCGCGCCGCGGCGGCGCAGGGTCGCCACGTTTTCCCGGGTGGCGGGGTGCTCCCACATCTCGGTGTGCATCGCGGGCGCGAAGACGACCGGGCAGCGCGCGGTGAGCAGCGTATTGGTGAGCAGATCGTCCGCCAGGCCATGGGCGGCCTTGGCGAGCAGATCGGTGGTGGCGGGGGCGATCACGACCAGATCGGCGGACTGGCCGATGCGGACATGCGGCACCTCGTGGACGGAGTCCCACACCTCGGTCGCCGCCGGATGCCCGGACAGCGCCGACCAGGTGGCCTCGCCGACGAAGTGCAGCGCCGAGGCGGTCGGCACGACGCGTACGTCATGGCCGGACTCGGTGAGGCGGCGCAGCAGCTCACACGCCTTGTAGGCGGCGATCCCGCCACTGACGCCCAGGACCACTTTGGGCTTGTCCATCGCTCGGCTCCCCACCGGGTACGTCGTCCGTCGTACGTCCAGTCACGGTACGCCGGGTCGCGTCACGTACCCATGACACACCACGGCCCGGCAGTCACTGCCGGGCCGTGGGTGAAGCGATCGAGACCTACTGGGCCGGGCCCTCGATGGCCTCGGAGGTCAGCAGGCCCGCGTTGATCTCGCGGAGCGCGATCGAGAGCGGCTTCTCGTGGACGTGGGTGTCCACGAGGGGACCGACGTACTCGAGCAGGCCCTCGCCAAGCTGGGAGTAGTACGCGTTGATCTGCCGCGCGCGCTTGGCCGCGTAGATCACCAGGCTGTACTTGGAGTCGGTGGCCTCGAGCAGCTCATCAATCGGAGGGTTGATGATCCCCTCGGGCGCGGTCATGGGAGAGGACACTCTCTAGCCTTCCTTATTACGCCTCACGGCAAGAGTGAATCGAAGATCAAGCCACTCGCATCAAGGCTAGCAGCTCATTTGCCACGTCCTCGACGGAGGTATTGACCAAGGTCGTATCGAACTCGGACTCGGCAGCCAGCTCGGTCCGGGCGGCCTCCAGGCGCCGCTCGATGACCTCGGGCGCCTCGGTGCCCCGGCCGGTGAGCCGGCGCACCAGCTCCTCCCAGCTCGGCGGCGCGAGGAAGACCAGCTGCGCCTCCGGCATGGACTCGCGGATCTGCCGTGCGCCCTGCAGATCGATCTCCAGCAGCACCGGCTCGCCCGCGCCGAGCCGGTCCATGACCGCCTCGCGCGGGGTGCCGTAGCGGTTGCCCGCGAATTCGGCCCACTCCAGCAGCTCACCATTGGCTATGAGCTTGTCGAACTCCCCGTCGTCCACGAAGAAATAGTGGACGCCGTCCCGCTCCCCGGGGCGCGGTCGGCGGGTCGTGGCGGAGACCGAGAGCCAGACCTCGGGATGTTCTTTACGCATATGAGCGACGACCGTGCTCTTGCCGACCCCTGAGGGGCCGGAGAGCACGGTCAGTCGCGGTCGTGCGGAGTGTGCTGCCATGGAGCGATTATCCAGGTTCCCGGGAGTGCCTGGAAACGCCGGGCCGCGTCAGCCGGCGGCGCCGCCGAACTCACGCTCGAGTGACGCGATCTGGTTGGAGCCCAGACCCCGCACACGACGGCTCTCGGAGATGCCGAGCCGCTCCATGATCTGCTTGGCGCGGACCTTGCCGACGCCGGGCAGGGACTCGAGGAGAGCGGACACCTTCATCTTGCCGATGACGTCGTTCTCCTGGCCCTGCTTGATGACCTCGTGCAGGGATGCGCCGGAGTGCTTGAGTCGATTCTTGACCTCGGCGCGCTCCCGGCGAGCCGCGGCGGCCTTTTCGAGCGCGGCTGCGCGCTGTTCAGGGGTAAGGGGCGGAAGAGCCACGCCTACGTCACCTCGGATGTCGAACTGTCGGATATGGACCGGTGAGGAACCTAGTCGCCCCTCACCTGGGGAGCAACGCGCAACGCAGCAGCGCGTTCGCTCTCGTCGGAGACTAGCGGCCGATCCCGCTCCAGTCAGCGAGAACAGACGAAAAGTCCTGGTCAGACTCGCTCGACTCGGACATTTACGGACAAAATAGCCGGGTTATTCGGCCACAGCACGCACTTCCTCAGCCATTCGGGAGGCCGCCGCGACCAGCGACGCGGCGTCCGGACCATGCCGGAGCACCCCTCTGCTGACGCTCGGAACGACATTTTTGATCGCCGGGCCGAAGACCGCCGGAAGATCGGCGGGGGTCGCGCCCTGGGCACCGATGCCGGGGGCCAGCAGCGGCCCGTCGATCGCCAGATCGACGCACGCCTCCTCCGGCGCCCTGCCCAGCGTCGCGCCGACGACCGCCCCGTACGAGCCGAGGCGGCCCTCGGCGGCCTCGGCCGCGTTCTCGGCCTTGAGCGCCCTCAGCACGGTGGCCGCGACGGTCGAACCGTCCGGCCGTACCGCGTGC is from Streptomyces hygroscopicus and encodes:
- a CDS encoding phosphopantothenoylcysteine decarboxylase; translated protein: MDKPKVVLGVSGGIAAYKACELLRRLTESGHDVRVVPTASALHFVGEATWSALSGHPAATEVWDSVHEVPHVRIGQSADLVVIAPATTDLLAKAAHGLADDLLTNTLLTARCPVVFAPAMHTEMWEHPATRENVATLRRRGAVVIEPAVGRLTGVDTGKGRLPDPGEIFEVCRRVLARGAEAHTTDLAGRHVVVSAGGTREPLDPVRYLGNRSTGRQGYALARAAVARGARVTLVSANSELPDPAGADVVRAGTAAQLREAVLKAAADADAVVMAAAVADFRPARYAVGKIKKRDGQEPEPIALVRNPDILAEISAARARPGQIVVGFAAETDDVLANGRAKLARKGCDLLVVNEVGEHKTFGAETNEAVVLGADGTETPVPYGPKGALADTVWDLVTGRLG
- a CDS encoding DNA-directed RNA polymerase subunit omega, with product MSSPMTAPEGIINPPIDELLEATDSKYSLVIYAAKRARQINAYYSQLGEGLLEYVGPLVDTHVHEKPLSIALREINAGLLTSEAIEGPAQ
- a CDS encoding guanylate kinase, producing MAAHSARPRLTVLSGPSGVGKSTVVAHMRKEHPEVWLSVSATTRRPRPGERDGVHYFFVDDGEFDKLIANGELLEWAEFAGNRYGTPREAVMDRLGAGEPVLLEIDLQGARQIRESMPEAQLVFLAPPSWEELVRRLTGRGTEAPEVIERRLEAARTELAAESEFDTTLVNTSVEDVANELLALMRVA
- a CDS encoding 30S ribosomal protein S13, encoding MALPPLTPEQRAAALEKAAAARRERAEVKNRLKHSGASLHEVIKQGQENDVIGKMKVSALLESLPGVGKVRAKQIMERLGISESRRVRGLGSNQIASLEREFGGAAG